GGCCACAGTACGGCTGCCCGCGGTGATCGCCTCCAGGGTCTCGCCCCGGCCGATCCGGAGGCCCACGCTGCGGTTACGGCTGAGGTCGCCGGTGCAGGTGAGCACCAGGTCGCCCAGGCCGGAGACGCCGGCGAAAGTTGAAGACTTGGCCCCCAGCGCCACTCCCAGACGGGTGATCTCGACCAGGCCGCGGGTGATAAGCGCCGCCCGGGTGTTCATCCCCAATCCCGCGCCCTCGATCATCCCCGTGGCCAGGGCGATCACGTTCTTGAGCGCGCCGCCCAGTTCCACTCCGATCACGTCGTCATGCTTGTACACGCGCAGGTAGTCACTGGAGAACAGCGCCTGCACCAGCGTGGCCGTGGCCTCCTCGGTCGAGGCGGCGGTGATCACCGTGGGGCGCCGGCGCGCCACCTCGGCGGCAAAGCTCGGGCCCGAGAGCGTGGCGTGGCTGAACTCAAGCCCGGCCTCGCCCAGCACCTGGGCCTCGATCTGGCTCATTCGCAACAGGCTGCCGTTCTCGATGCCCTTGCTGGCGTTGACCAGCACCACGCCCGGCCGAAGCACGGGGCGCATCCGCTCCAGCATGGCGCGGGTCACGTGGCTTGGGCAGACCATCAGCACCAGCTCGGCCGGCGCGATCACAGCCTCGAGGTCGTTGTCGCACTCCAGGGACGGCTCCAGGCCGACCCCGGCCAGATACATCTCGTTTACGTGATTTTCCCGGATCGAGCGCACCACCTCGGGCTCGAAGGCCCAGAGACACACGCTCTCACCCTTGAGCGCCAGATGGTTGGCCAGGGTCGTGCCCCAGCTCCCGGCGCCCACCACAGCGATCCTCACTGTTTCTCCCTCCCCTGGCCGCCGCGGCTCAGGCGTTTTTCCTCTCCACGGACCAACCGCCCGATGTTGGAGCGGTGTGTGATTATTACCGCCAGGCAGATCAGGATCCCGAAGCCGCGCAGAAGCCAACTCTCGCCGGTTCCGGCCTCGGTGGTCAGCACGATCGCCACGGGCAGGGCCAGGGCCGCCGCAATCGAGGCCACCGAGACGATCCGGGTAAGCAGCATCAGCAGAGCCCAGACCACCACGCAGACCGCCAGGGCCTTGGGCGCCAGGGCCAGGAACACTCCGGCTGCCGCGGCCACGCCCTTGCCGCCGCGGAAACCGACAAACGGGCTGTAGACATGCCCGGCGATGGCCGCAAACCCCAGGGTCATGCCGAGGGCCACCCGGTGGCTGGCGCACAGCAGCGGGGCGATCAGGGGCAGCCAGTGCGCCGCGCTGAAACCCTTGAAAATGTCCAAGGCCAGCACGAACACAGCCGGGGCCACTCCCAGGGTGCGGAACACGTTGGTCGCGCCCAGGTTGCCGCTGCCGTGGGCGCGCAGGTCGATGCCGCGCAGCAGACGGCCGGTCAGGTAGCTCGTGGGCACTGCCCCCAGAAAATAGGCGGCCACAGTCGCTGCCAGCAGACTCAGGACAAGGACGACGCTCAAGATTCAGTCTCTCTGGGCTTGCGCGCGCTCTTGCGGAAATCCAGCCGC
Above is a window of bacterium DNA encoding:
- a CDS encoding NAD(P)-dependent glycerol-3-phosphate dehydrogenase, with the protein product MRIAVVGAGSWGTTLANHLALKGESVCLWAFEPEVVRSIRENHVNEMYLAGVGLEPSLECDNDLEAVIAPAELVLMVCPSHVTRAMLERMRPVLRPGVVLVNASKGIENGSLLRMSQIEAQVLGEAGLEFSHATLSGPSFAAEVARRRPTVITAASTEEATATLVQALFSSDYLRVYKHDDVIGVELGGALKNVIALATGMIEGAGLGMNTRAALITRGLVEITRLGVALGAKSSTFAGVSGLGDLVLTCTGDLSRNRSVGLRIGRGETLEAITAGSRTVAEGIRTTESAWQLARSRQVEMPITQQIYSILFQGRSVGEAVCGLMGRELRKESE
- the plsY gene encoding glycerol-3-phosphate 1-O-acyltransferase PlsY, with the translated sequence MSVVLVLSLLAATVAAYFLGAVPTSYLTGRLLRGIDLRAHGSGNLGATNVFRTLGVAPAVFVLALDIFKGFSAAHWLPLIAPLLCASHRVALGMTLGFAAIAGHVYSPFVGFRGGKGVAAAAGVFLALAPKALAVCVVVWALLMLLTRIVSVASIAAALALPVAIVLTTEAGTGESWLLRGFGILICLAVIITHRSNIGRLVRGEEKRLSRGGQGREKQ